One stretch of Chitinophaga pendula DNA includes these proteins:
- a CDS encoding winged helix-turn-helix transcriptional regulator: MTTRKKNSTYTRNEQCIIDCDLTYAVQKIGGRWKLLLLDKLENKKLRFTELKKEFSYISERMLSLQLKAMEQDGLVKRTAYAETPPRVEYEMTALAKELIPILNQLRSWGHKQRNSVL, encoded by the coding sequence ATGACAACCAGAAAGAAAAACTCTACCTATACCCGAAACGAGCAATGTATTATAGATTGCGATCTGACCTATGCTGTTCAGAAAATCGGGGGCAGATGGAAGTTATTGTTGTTGGACAAATTGGAGAATAAGAAACTCAGGTTTACCGAGCTAAAAAAAGAATTTTCCTACATATCGGAACGTATGCTTAGTTTACAATTGAAGGCAATGGAGCAGGATGGTCTGGTCAAACGCACTGCATATGCTGAGACTCCTCCGAGAGTAGAATACGAGATGACAGCACTGGCGAAGGAGTTGATACCTATTTTGAACCAACTCAGGAGTTGGGGACATAAACAGCGGAATTCGGTTTTATAA